The stretch of DNA CGGTGGTGGAGACGCTCAGTGCCTTGTCGCTCATCATGATGCACCTTTCGCGCTTGAGCGAAGAATTGATTCTCTGGGCGTCGCAGGAGTTTCGCTACGTGGACCTGCCGGATACGTTCTGTACCGGCAGCAGCATGATGCCGCAAAAAAAGAATCCGGATGTGCCTGAATTGGTGCGCGGGAAAACGGGACGGGTCTATGGTCACTTGATGGGGACCCTGACGCTTCTGAAGGGATTGCCGTTGAGTTACAACCGCGATCTTCAAGAAGATAAAGAGGCGCTCTTCGATGCGGTGGATACCACGGGGCAATCGCTGGTGCTGTGTACGGAGTTGATGCGCCGGCTGGTTGTGAACAAGACCGTCTTGGCTGAAGCGGCCGAGGGGGGCGGAATGCTGGCGACGGAGTTGGCGGATTACCTCGTCACCAAAGGGGTTCCGTTCCGGGAGGCCCATTCCATTACCGGACAGATTGTGCGATTCTCCCTCGAGCAGCATCAACCTCTTCAGCGGTTGACCCTGAAAGACTTGCGCGGTTTCTCCACCCGTTTCGCGCAGGACGCCTTGAGTTGCCTCACGGTGAAGGGCGCCATTGATCGGAAGGGGCAGATCGGTGGCACGGCGACAGGGCGTGTGGAGGCTCGGATCAAGGAGCTTGAGAAGGCGTTGAAGGGATGAGGCTCGTCAGGGCTTGGGGCCCGGGAGTCGGTGGGGGGGCGGTCGGTGCGGTGTGGATTGTGCTGGGCTTGGGCGGATGTGGGGTGCTCGGCCCACCGGTTCCGCCTGAAAATGTCGGTGTGGCACCGGTGATCGAGCGGCAGTTAAGGCGAGAGGGATTGCTGGCCCCTGGCGCGAATGTGTGGGGATCGGCGTCTAGGCCCAGCGCTCCGAGTTCGGTGATCGTTGAAGAAGCACTGACCCCGTCTGAACCGGATCCATTACCGACTCCACCGATAAGGATGATGGGCACCCGATAGGAGCTGTACGAAGTTGCGGCCGCGGTGCCGGCCCCTTGACGGGACGGTTATTGGACGGGCTTTCCGGGGCAGGTGTAGAATTGTTGATTGAGGATGACCACCATGAATGACTTTCAGTATCGGGAAGGGGAGCTCTATTGCGAGGACGTGCCGCTCTCGCGCATTGCCAAGGAGGTCGGCACTCCTTGTTATGTGTATAGCCACCACACGCTCGTCCGGCACTTCCGTGTCTATGATAGTGCCTTTCAGAACATTCCTCACATTGTCGCCTTTGCTATGAAGTCCAATTCCAATCTGGCGGTGCTTCGCCTGATGGCCAAGGAAGGCAGCGGCGTCGATATCGTGTCAGGCGGAGAACTCTTTCGCGCATTGCAGGCAGGGGTGTCTCCCAACAAGATCGTCTTCGCCGGGGTCGGAAAAAAACCGGATGAAATTCGTGATGCCTTGAAGGCGGATATTCTGATGTTCAACGTTGAGTCCCCCGCGGAGTTGCAGGCGATCAACGAGGTGGCGGCGTCGATGGGTGTGAAGGCCCGGGTGGCCCTGCGCATCAATCCCGACATCGATCCCAAAACCCATCCCTACATTTCAACCGGCTTAAAGAAGAGCAAATTCGGGATTGCGGCGGATCGTGCCATCGAAGAGTTTAAGATTGCGGCAGCGTTCGGCCACATCGAGGTGGTGGGTTTGCATGCCCACATCGGGTCTCAGTTGACGCAAGTCGCGCCCTTCGTCGAGTCGCTGAAGAAAGTATTGACGATGGTGCAAACCCTGGCGGAGGAAGGTATTCCGATTCGTTATCTGAACATCGGTGGTGGCCTGGGGATTACGTATTCCGATGAAACCCCTCCGGAACCCAAAGACTTGGCCGAGGCGATCTTTCCGCTCGTGCGCGATTTGAAATGTGTCCTGATCATGGAGCCTGGCCGTGTCATTGTGGGGAATGCCGGCGTACTGCTTACGAAGGTGTTGTACACGAAGGACGGCGAAACCAAACGGTTTTTGATCGTGGATGCGGCAATGAACGATCTGATTCGCCCCAGCCTGTATGATGCGCATCACGATATCCGGCCGGTATTCGAGAGCGTGGCGCGTGCAGCCAAGAGGACGGTGGACGTCGTCGGGCCTGTGTGTGAATCAGGCGATTTTCTGGCCAAAGACCGCGTGATGCCGGAGATGAATGCCGGAGACCTCATGGCCGTGATGAGTGCAGGTGCCTACGGGTTTGTCATGTCCTCAAACTACAATTCGCGGCCTCGCGTGCCGGAGGTTTTGGTTCACGAGGGGCAGATCCACGTGATTCGTGCACGGGAGAGTTACGAGGACTTGGTTCGAGGGGAGCGGGTTCCCGCATTTCTCGCGTAGCCCATCGTATGTACTGACTTTCTTATGGAGCGTCCCATGTTTGCAGGATCTTTGATCGCTATCGTGACGCCGTTTAGGCACGGTAAGCTGGATGAAAAAGCCTTCGGTGACCTCATCGAATGGCAGATCACCAGCGGGACGCATGGAATTGTCCCCTGCGGCACCACCGGTGAGTCCGCCACCTTGACCCATGCCGAACATGATCGTGTGGTGGCTTTTACGGTTGAAGTCGCCAGGCGGCGGGTTCCGGTCATCGCGGGGACGGGATCCAATAGTACCGAAGAGGCCATCGCGCTGACGAAGCACGCGAAGGCGGCCGGGGCCGATGGCGCGCTGCTGATCACGCCGTATTATAATAAGCCGACGCAAGAGGGGTTGTTCCTGCACTATAGGGCAGTCGCAGACGCGGTCGATCTTCCCCTTGTGCTGTACAATATTCCGGGGCGAACCGGCGTGAATATGATGCCGAGCACCGTGGCTCGACTCACGAGCTGTCGAACCATCGTTGCTATTAAAGAGGGCAGCGGATCGGTTCAGCAGGCTTCTGAAATCATCCGACTCTGCGGAGAGCGCCTCACTGTCTTGGCCGGAGATGATGCCTTGACCTTGCCGATGATGGCGGTGGGTGGCAAGGGGGTCATTACGGTGACAGCCAATATTGTCCCACGCGAGATGGCTCAGTTGGTCAATGAGTTTCTTGCCGGAAGACTAGATGCCGCGCGGGCGATGCATTATCGGCTCTATCCGCTGTTTACGGCCCTGTTCTATGAAACCAATCCCATTCCTGTGAAAGAAGCGCTGTATATGATGGGCAAGATCGACCGCGAGATACGGCTACCGCTGTGTTCGATGGGGTCTGACAATCGAGAACAACTTCTGCATGTGATGAAAGAAGCCGGGCTGGTATAGCGGGCCCGTTGCGGGTGAAGGTTGCTGTCATGATTAAGGTTGTTGTTACTGGTGCTGCCGGACGAATGGGGTCTCGCCTCGTGTCGCTGGTGAAAGATTCGGCATTTTTGACCCTTGTCGGTGCTGTAGAGGGGAAGGGGCACCATGCTGTGGGAGAGGATTCCGGCGAAGTCGCTGGTTGCGGGCGAACAGGCGTGCCGATCGTGGACGATCTCTCTAGTGTAATGGAGCGTGGAGAGGTGGTGATTGATTTTACAACACCATCAGCGACTCTTGGGCACTTGAAGATTGTCGCGCAGTATCGACGTGGAATTGTCATCGGGACGACCGGCTTCTCAGCGTCCGAGTTAGACGAACTCCGAAATGTCAGCAGGCAAATTCCTTGTGTGTTCTCGCCCAACATGAGCGTGGGCGTCAATGTGATCTACAAGGTGATCGCAGAAATGGCCAAGACGCTCGGAGAAGATTACGATATCGAAGTGATCGAAGCGCATCACCGCCTGAAGAAAGATGCGCCGAGTGGAACCGCCCTCAAATTGGCGGAAGTTCTCGCCCGAGCCGTCAATCGAGACCTGGGACAAGTCGGTGTTTATGCGCGGAAGGGACTGATCGGCGAACGAAAAAAAGGCGAAATTGGAATTCAGACCATTCGAGCCGGAGATATCGTCGGAGACCATACTGTGATGTTTGGGACCATGGGCGAACGTATTGAGCTCACCCATCGCGCTAGCAGTCGTGACACATTCGTAAGAGGCGCTCTCCGTGCTGCCCGCTGGGTTGTGAAGCAACCACCCGGGCTCTATGACATGTTGGACGTGTTAAGCCTGAAATAGAAAATTGCCATATTTGCCGACGGCTTACGCTACGGCAGCAGCGATGATGTTTCATCCCGCCAAGAGGATACGGTATCGTTTGCCTATAGTATCCGCAGACGCAGGGAGTGGCAGGTTGGCGGATAGTCCAAGAGGAGACTAGCAGTTAGCTCTATGCCTTGGCTAGTGAGAGACGGAGCGAGGCTTGTTGTGCGATGTGAACGAGCTGGTGTCCGAGATGGACATCAGGTCCAAGGTGGAGCAAGGCTGCCACCTTCTGCTCATCGCAGGTGAGCGCTCTGCGGGGATTGATTGTTGCGACGGGTCAATGTCGTGACGTGATCGGTCTCGGTTCTGCGTCTGCTGCTTTCCGTCGGCCACAGTTCAGGCACGCCAGGACTGTGATCGCTAAGCCAGCATTCAGGTCAACCGCCCGTTCAGGCAACATTGTTCCGCGGCATTTGTCACATTTATGCATTCCTGGCTTATAGCATTGCTCTGTAGGATAAACCATCCATCTGAAGTACTGTATGAGGATGGGAAAAGGCCCCCCATAGATACCGAAGTGTATGGGCCGTTTGGCCCTGACACTGCCCCTTACGGGATTATTCCGTCCTCGTAAGTTGGCGAGGCATGTTTTTCCAATCTCTGTTCGGTAAGCAAGTCACCACAAAATTTGGTGTGGCTGGTAAGATGCAATACCATGTATAGACTATTTCTAATCTCAGCACTCCTGGTGCTTTTTTACTATCTTCTTCGCAGGGCGATTAGGAAGGTGCGGGAGGGTGGTGGGGCTGTCAGCCTTCGAGAAGGGCAAGCACCTGGAAAGCAGATGATTCAAGACCCTGTGTGTCGCGTCTTCATTCCTCGAGAAAATGCGATTCGGCGAGAAATCGGGGGGCAAACCTACTTCTTTTGCAGTCAGAATTGTGCCACTACATTTGAGCGGAAACTCACGAGTCAGCAGCCGGAATAATTCGTATCTGAGACCGTGTCGTTCTTATCAAAAAACAGGATCATCTGGCACTCATTCGCTTTAAAGTTAAAGAGAGGGGGCCCGGCCGTTCCTCCCGCAATGCGATTGTAGGTCCATTTCTCTCCACCAAAAAACCGGGACGTTTTGGCGTCTGGCGCTCCCAATTCTTTTTCAATCCATGCGCGATCCTTCCCCTGGTAGCGAGTCAACGAAGCATCCATGTAGGGGTTGTGACTACAGCCTGCGGCCATGAGGGCGACTGCGAGAAGCCAGACGGATGTGCGCATACAGGTTGTCCTCCTGAATCACTGGGTGCGAAGCATGGAGAGATAATGTTTGGCCGAAAAAATCTTAGCGGTCACCATTCTCATCTGTCAAACAAGTCTAGCATGCCCGAGCTCACTTATTGCCTTGATGCCGAGTTGCTTCTACAATAACCGCTGAGAAGATGGACCAGAAAGCTTAGAGACGAAAGGACCTTCATATGCAAATCTATCTTGATACGGCCAATGTCAAAGAAATTCAAGAAGGTGCGAATCTCGGTCTCATTGACGGGGTGACCACCAACCCGTCCCTTGTGGCGAAGGAGGGGCGTAGTTTCAAAGAAATGCTGCTCGAAATCTGCAAGATGGTCGACGGGCCGATCAGTGCGGAGGTGGTTGGCGTCGAATCCGAAGCCATGATTAAAGAAGGGCGGGATCTGGCCAAAGTTCACAAGAACATCGTGGTGAAGGTTCCCCTCATTCCTGAAGGGCTTCGGGCCACAAAGAAGCTTGCGGCCGAGGGGATTCGTGTCAATGTCACCTTATGCTTCTCCCCGACGCAGGCACTGTTGGCTGCTAAGGCGGGTGCTTGGTGCGTATCGCCCTTCATTGGTCGTCTCGACGACGTGAGTTCCGATGGCATGGCACTGATTCGGCAGATTGTCACGATCTACAAGAATTACGATTATAAAACCAAGGTGCTCGTTGCGAGCGTTCGGCATCCGCAGCATGTCGTCGAAGCTGCGCTGGCTGGGGGCCACATTTGTACGATGCCCTACACCGTGTTCCAGCAGCTGGTAAAGCATCCCCTGACCGATATCGGCCTGAAGAAGTTTCTCGCCGACTGGGATGCCATGGGGAAGAAATAGCCGGTCGAACCTGTGCCTTGCTCAGTGCTTCTCGGCGAGTTTCTGTTTGGCCATGAAAAAGATGCGGTGGAACATGGGGCGCGTCAGCTTCCCGGTGAACGTGTTCTGTTGACTCGGGTGGTACGAGCCAATCAGGGTCACGCCCCCCGGCAACTCGTAGAGGACTCCGTGCCCGAATTGAGGGCGCGGGCTGGGCAGGGCGAGTCCCAATTCACGATTTGCTGTGAAATAGTGATCGAACGCAATTTTCCCCAAAGTGACGACCACACGCATCCGTGTCAACAGCTGTAGTTCACTCAGGACAAACGGCCGGCAGGCGGTGAATTCATCCGGCAGTGGCTTGTTGGCGGGAGGTGCGCACCGCACGGTTGCGCCGATGTAGCAGTCCGTCAGGGTGAGGCCATCACCTGTGTGGGTAGAGGTCGCTTGGTTGGCAAACCCGAATTTGTGCAAGGCCTCATATAGCCAGTCTCCGCTGCGATCTCCGGTGAAGACCCGTCCGGTTCGATTGCCCCCGTGTGCTGCCGGTGCCAGGCCCAAAATGTAGAGCCGCGCCTGAGCATCTCCGAATCCTGGGACTGGTTTTCCCCAATAGGACCAATCTCGGAATTGCCGCCGTTTCTCCCTGGCCACAGCCTCCCGGTAGCTAACCAGGCGAGGGCAGCGCGTGCAGGCGACGATGTCGTCATTAAGCAGCACGAGTGTAGACATGGTTGGGGAGTGTACCAAAACCACGAGTTACTTGTCCCCCGAGGAGCTTGTTGCTAGCATGAGCCTTCAAGTGTGACGAAAGGATGACAAGGGCATGTTGACTACACATCGGGGTCTTCGGGTGCTTGCCGTGTGCGCCACCATGGCGGTGGTTCTGCTGTCCGCGCTGCCAGTCCTGCGGGCGGATTCGAATACGTCGGCGGGAACGGCGCTTCCACCGGAAGTCGGTCGGAGCACGCCAGAGGTTGACCAGGGGCCTACTCCGCCCGCAGGCGAGTCCGAGCTGGTGCCTGAACTTGAAGATCGATTGGTCATCCTGCCGGAAATCAAACGGGAGGGAGAACGGTTTTTTCTCAGCTCCTTCAAGTTGCCGGATAAGTTGACGTTCGCCGGGCAAGCGATTCCATTGGACAACTGGCAGGTGCGCGAGCGGATCGAGTACGAGTTCTACCAATTTCTCGAGGATCAAGGCGAAAGCATCATCCTGGCCAAACGGACGGGTCGTTGTTTCGCGCCGGCTGAAAAGCAGCTAGCCGAGGCTGGACTACCCGATGACTTGAAATACATGTTGTTGGTGGAGAGTAAGTGCATTGCGGCGGCCTATTCTCGGGCGAAGGCCTCTGGCCCCTGGCAGTTCATCAATTCTACGGGGCGACGGTATAAGCTACACAACGAAGGGTGGCTGGATGAGCGGCGCAATCTCGAAATGTCCACCGAAGCGGCCATCAAGTATCTTCGGTACCTCCGCGATTTGTACCAGGGGGATTGGTTTCTCGCGATGGCCTCCTATAATGCGGGGGAAGATCGCGTACGGAAATTGATTAAAGAGCAGAAGATTAATGACTACTGGCGCATGCATGGCCCACGAGAGACGATGCGTTATGTGGCGCGGATTATTGCGGCGAAAGAAATCTACTCACAGCCGGAGAAGTATCTGGGCCTGACCAAAAAAGATCTCTACCCTCCGCTTGAAACAGAAACGGTCACGGTGATGATCAAGGAACCGCAACGCCGTCTCACGGCGATCGCCGAGGAGTATGGAACGTACTTTCTTGAACTGAAAATGTTGAATCCTGAGTTCACAAAGGACTACTTGCCAAAGGGCACCTACCAGGTTAAGGTGCCGCGACAGACCTGTCCGAATCGCTGTTTCAAACAAGACAAACTTCCGTAGTCCCCATGATACAAGTCGGAGTCTCGCAGCCCAGGGCACGAGCCCTCCTTGCCAAACTGTTTCATGCGGGACTGCAGGCCGTCGATCCGTACGAGGCGGTGTGTCGTCAGGTTCGCTTCCGGCGTGGACAACTCACCATCGGTTCGCAACGCTACTTTCTCCACCCAAACCAGCGACTTGTCGTGATCGGCGCCGGGAAGGCGTCCGGGCGCATGGCCCAGGCGCTGGAGCGTCAATTGGGCTCCCGGATCGACACCGGACTGGTCGTGGTCAAATATGGGCATGGCGCGCCGACAAAGAAGATTCGCATTGTGGAGGCCGGACATCCCGTTCCGGATCAGGCGGGACTTCAGGCCGGTCGTGCAATCATGGCATTGGTTGGGACGCTGAAGCCGGACGATCTCTTGATCGTCCTCTTGTCCGGCGGCGCCTCGAGTCTTCTCCCCGCTCCCGCTTCGGGGATCAGCCTCAAGGATAAGCAACGAACGACCACGTTATTGTTGCGGTCCGGGGCAACCATTCAAGAGATGAACGCGGTTCGCAAGCACCTATCCTGCGTGAAAGGCGGGCAGTTGGCCGCAGCGACCCCCGCGCGCGTGGCGAGTGTGATCCTCTCGGACGTGATTGGAAATGATCTTGGCACGATCGGGTCTGGCCCCACCGCCCCGGATCCCACCACATTTCTGGATGCCTGGCGGATCTTGGAACGATACGACGTTGCTGGGCGCGTTCCAGTCTCTGTTCGTCGTCGAATGGAGGCGGGTATCAAGAAAACCCTGCCGGAAACTCCCAAGGCCGGCGCGGCACTCTTCCGCCGTGTTGATAACCTGCTGATCGGAGACAATCAAGCAGCCGTCGATGCGGTTGTGAAGGTTGCGAAGGCGAAGCGACTTCGGACGCTCGTTCTTTCCACTACCCTGACTGGGGAGGCGCGTGAGATCGCCAAGCTGTTCGGCGCGATGGCTCGGGAGATTGCGGCTCATGGTCGGCCTCTGCCTCGTCCCTGCTGTGTGATTGCCGGGGGCGAACCCACGGTGACGATTCGAGGTCAGGGGCAGGGGGGGCGGGCGCAGGAGTTTGCCTTGGCGGCCGCATTGGAGGTTGCCGGGCTCTCTGACGTGTGGGTCGCCGGCTTTGCTACTGACGGTACGGACGGGCCGACATCCGTCGCGGGTGCGATCGCCGATGGTGAAACAGTCGCGCGGGCCCGGCGTGCCAAGCTTGATCCGTTCCGCTCGCTTCAGAACAACGATGCCTATCCGTTCTTCAAGAAGTTGCGTGGCCACATTGTGACTGGTCCGACTGGGACCAATGTGAACGATCTTTACCTCCTCCTCGCACTCTAGCTAGTATCCTCGCCTATGGCTGATCCGTTCATCCTCTCGTTGCGCGAGAGCCGTCATTCCTCTCTGGTTGGTGGCAAGGCCGCGGGACTGTCCAAATTACTCGAGGCAGGCGTTGCCGTGCCTGACGGGTTATGCGTGACGACTGCCCTGTACCACCACTGCCTGGATCAGGCGAGGGTCGATGCGGTCTCGCTCTGGACCAAGTTGCGCCAGCTCTCCGGGGAGCAACGCGTGCAGGAGCAGGCGCGGATTCAGCAACTCATAGCGCAACAGCCCTGGCCGTCAGGATTCCAGGCGGAGCTGGAGATGCGGCTCGCGACGCTGGCCGGCGATGTCACGACACTCTGGGCAGTTCGGTCGTCTGCCACCAATGAAGATGCTGCGGGCATGAGTGCCGCAGGTTTGTATTGCACAACATTAGGTGTGTCTCTGGCCGCGGTGTTGCGATCCATCCGCGACTGTTGGGGCTCCGTATGGGATGAACGGGTGTGTCGGTACCTGTTCCGATCCGGTGCCGATGTACCGTACCCTGCTATGGCTGTCGTGATTCAGCCGATGCTGCACGCTCAGGTGGCAGGCGTTGCCTATTCGGTCCATCCCGTGACGGGGCGGACGTCTCAGGTGTCGATCAATGCCGTGCCCGGCCTCGCCTGGTCCCTCGTCAGTGGAGAGGTGACGCCAGATCAGTACGTCGTGGAGGTGCGCGATGAAGACCATTGGCCGTTCCGTGTGCGACGACGCGTCCTTGCGCACAAACAACAAAAGCTGACGGTTACTTCAGTGGGAGTGCAGACGGAATCGATTCCCGATTCTGAGCAATCGTACTCATCCCTGTCCGATGAGCAACTGTTCGAGCTCGCACGACTCTCGAAGCACATTGAGGCTGCGTTTCGGTGTCCGGTGGATCTCGAATGGGTGTGGGATGTCGAGCGGCTCTGGGTCGTGCAAGCCCGTCCGATTACCGGGGTTCATCCCTCGTCGGCCCTGACCAACGACGAATGCGAATGGACGCGAGCCAATTTTAAGGAAACCTTGCCGGAATTGCCCAGTCCGTTAGGCCTCTCGTTCGTAGAACGATTCATGGATGCCTACATCATCACTCCCTATCGGCGACTCGGCTGCAGCATCCCTGAAGGCCTTTCGTCGGTTCGTGTGCTCCACGGGCGACCGTATCTCAATGTCACGCTGTTTTATACGTTGGTGAGGCAGCTGCATGGAAACCCGGCGTTCTTAACCGAGCAGATGGGCGGGGAGTCTGTGAGGTTTACCCCGCCGGTGCGTCCCCTCGGAGCGTTCGCACTGGTCCGTGCCGGGATCAGTATGATGCGGGAATGGCGTAGGGCCACGAGGCAGGGGCCGAAAAACTTTTCGGCCATGAAAACAATGGCGGAGCGCTATCATTACGATCGTATTCCGCACCTCTCCGCGCAGGAGCTGAGCATGACGCTCGACAGCCTGGGGACGTGGCTCGATGAGCACGAGGTGACCTTCGCGATCGCGGGTGGTGTCGCGCAGGGGCTTCAGGCGATGGGCACGTTTCTTCCCGGCTGGCTGGGTTCAGATTGGCGAGAGCTCCTCAATGGTTCGTTGCAAGGACAGGGGACCGTGATCAGCGCGTCTCACATTGTCCGGCTGGCGGAGCTTGTCGAAGTTGCTCAGAGGGAGGATGTGGTTCAGCGGTGGTTCCTGACGGAAGATTGGACGGCCCGTGGATTTCGGGATGCTCTCAGGGACACCGAGTTTCTGCGCCGATTTGAGCAGTATGTGAGTGAGTATGGGCATCGGGCAGTCGGAGAATCCGACATTATGTCCCCACGAATTGCGGATCAGCCTGATGCGGTGCTGGCCGTGCTGCAGGCACAGGTGCGCACCGGTGTGGCGGTGGGTCCACGGGAAATCCTTTCCCGTCAGGCCCGGCGACGCGAGGAAGCGCTTGCAGAGATCGCCCGGCGATTCGGCTGGCGGCGTCACCGGTGGCTCATCTTCCGTGGATGGTATCGACGGCTCAGCCGGTTCTGTGCCTTACGGGAAGAGAATCGACACCACTTGATGTATTACTCCACCGCGGCCCGCCATTTACTGCTTCGATTCGGTGAGCGGATGGTCGAACGTGGCGTCTTCGCCGCGCGGGAAGATGTGTTCTCCCTTACGCTGGATGAACGAGTCGCCTTGGCCGA from Nitrospira sp. encodes:
- a CDS encoding glycerate kinase, with product MIQVGVSQPRARALLAKLFHAGLQAVDPYEAVCRQVRFRRGQLTIGSQRYFLHPNQRLVVIGAGKASGRMAQALERQLGSRIDTGLVVVKYGHGAPTKKIRIVEAGHPVPDQAGLQAGRAIMALVGTLKPDDLLIVLLSGGASSLLPAPASGISLKDKQRTTTLLLRSGATIQEMNAVRKHLSCVKGGQLAAATPARVASVILSDVIGNDLGTIGSGPTAPDPTTFLDAWRILERYDVAGRVPVSVRRRMEAGIKKTLPETPKAGAALFRRVDNLLIGDNQAAVDAVVKVAKAKRLRTLVLSTTLTGEAREIAKLFGAMAREIAAHGRPLPRPCCVIAGGEPTVTIRGQGQGGRAQEFALAAALEVAGLSDVWVAGFATDGTDGPTSVAGAIADGETVARARRAKLDPFRSLQNNDAYPFFKKLRGHIVTGPTGTNVNDLYLLLAL
- the fsa gene encoding fructose-6-phosphate aldolase produces the protein MQIYLDTANVKEIQEGANLGLIDGVTTNPSLVAKEGRSFKEMLLEICKMVDGPISAEVVGVESEAMIKEGRDLAKVHKNIVVKVPLIPEGLRATKKLAAEGIRVNVTLCFSPTQALLAAKAGAWCVSPFIGRLDDVSSDGMALIRQIVTIYKNYDYKTKVLVASVRHPQHVVEAALAGGHICTMPYTVFQQLVKHPLTDIGLKKFLADWDAMGKK
- the dapB gene encoding 4-hydroxy-tetrahydrodipicolinate reductase yields the protein MIKVVVTGAAGRMGSRLVSLVKDSAFLTLVGAVEGKGHHAVGEDSGEVAGCGRTGVPIVDDLSSVMERGEVVIDFTTPSATLGHLKIVAQYRRGIVIGTTGFSASELDELRNVSRQIPCVFSPNMSVGVNVIYKVIAEMAKTLGEDYDIEVIEAHHRLKKDAPSGTALKLAEVLARAVNRDLGQVGVYARKGLIGERKKGEIGIQTIRAGDIVGDHTVMFGTMGERIELTHRASSRDTFVRGALRAARWVVKQPPGLYDMLDVLSLK
- a CDS encoding lytic transglycosylase domain-containing protein, with the protein product MLTTHRGLRVLAVCATMAVVLLSALPVLRADSNTSAGTALPPEVGRSTPEVDQGPTPPAGESELVPELEDRLVILPEIKREGERFFLSSFKLPDKLTFAGQAIPLDNWQVRERIEYEFYQFLEDQGESIILAKRTGRCFAPAEKQLAEAGLPDDLKYMLLVESKCIAAAYSRAKASGPWQFINSTGRRYKLHNEGWLDERRNLEMSTEAAIKYLRYLRDLYQGDWFLAMASYNAGEDRVRKLIKEQKINDYWRMHGPRETMRYVARIIAAKEIYSQPEKYLGLTKKDLYPPLETETVTVMIKEPQRRLTAIAEEYGTYFLELKMLNPEFTKDYLPKGTYQVKVPRQTCPNRCFKQDKLP
- a CDS encoding uracil-DNA glycosylase; its protein translation is MSTLVLLNDDIVACTRCPRLVSYREAVAREKRRQFRDWSYWGKPVPGFGDAQARLYILGLAPAAHGGNRTGRVFTGDRSGDWLYEALHKFGFANQATSTHTGDGLTLTDCYIGATVRCAPPANKPLPDEFTACRPFVLSELQLLTRMRVVVTLGKIAFDHYFTANRELGLALPSPRPQFGHGVLYELPGGVTLIGSYHPSQQNTFTGKLTRPMFHRIFFMAKQKLAEKH
- the dapA gene encoding 4-hydroxy-tetrahydrodipicolinate synthase, whose product is MFAGSLIAIVTPFRHGKLDEKAFGDLIEWQITSGTHGIVPCGTTGESATLTHAEHDRVVAFTVEVARRRVPVIAGTGSNSTEEAIALTKHAKAAGADGALLITPYYNKPTQEGLFLHYRAVADAVDLPLVLYNIPGRTGVNMMPSTVARLTSCRTIVAIKEGSGSVQQASEIIRLCGERLTVLAGDDALTLPMMAVGGKGVITVTANIVPREMAQLVNEFLAGRLDAARAMHYRLYPLFTALFYETNPIPVKEALYMMGKIDREIRLPLCSMGSDNREQLLHVMKEAGLV
- a CDS encoding PEP/pyruvate-binding domain-containing protein, which produces MADPFILSLRESRHSSLVGGKAAGLSKLLEAGVAVPDGLCVTTALYHHCLDQARVDAVSLWTKLRQLSGEQRVQEQARIQQLIAQQPWPSGFQAELEMRLATLAGDVTTLWAVRSSATNEDAAGMSAAGLYCTTLGVSLAAVLRSIRDCWGSVWDERVCRYLFRSGADVPYPAMAVVIQPMLHAQVAGVAYSVHPVTGRTSQVSINAVPGLAWSLVSGEVTPDQYVVEVRDEDHWPFRVRRRVLAHKQQKLTVTSVGVQTESIPDSEQSYSSLSDEQLFELARLSKHIEAAFRCPVDLEWVWDVERLWVVQARPITGVHPSSALTNDECEWTRANFKETLPELPSPLGLSFVERFMDAYIITPYRRLGCSIPEGLSSVRVLHGRPYLNVTLFYTLVRQLHGNPAFLTEQMGGESVRFTPPVRPLGAFALVRAGISMMREWRRATRQGPKNFSAMKTMAERYHYDRIPHLSAQELSMTLDSLGTWLDEHEVTFAIAGGVAQGLQAMGTFLPGWLGSDWRELLNGSLQGQGTVISASHIVRLAELVEVAQREDVVQRWFLTEDWTARGFRDALRDTEFLRRFEQYVSEYGHRAVGESDIMSPRIADQPDAVLAVLQAQVRTGVAVGPREILSRQARRREEALAEIARRFGWRRHRWLIFRGWYRRLSRFCALREENRHHLMYYSTAARHLLLRFGERMVERGVFAAREDVFSLTLDERVALADDASRDWHHLVRERREERLRQEAIAVPDTIRDWEAVVASGGQSSVQGEETVLRGIPISTGVAKGPVRLVRSTADWPRVRAGDILVVPVIDPGMAPLFGVAAGLIAEMGGTLSHGAIIAREYGLTALVNVPYATSLLRENEQVEITSATGLVRRLVP
- the lysA gene encoding diaminopimelate decarboxylase, producing the protein MNDFQYREGELYCEDVPLSRIAKEVGTPCYVYSHHTLVRHFRVYDSAFQNIPHIVAFAMKSNSNLAVLRLMAKEGSGVDIVSGGELFRALQAGVSPNKIVFAGVGKKPDEIRDALKADILMFNVESPAELQAINEVAASMGVKARVALRINPDIDPKTHPYISTGLKKSKFGIAADRAIEEFKIAAAFGHIEVVGLHAHIGSQLTQVAPFVESLKKVLTMVQTLAEEGIPIRYLNIGGGLGITYSDETPPEPKDLAEAIFPLVRDLKCVLIMEPGRVIVGNAGVLLTKVLYTKDGETKRFLIVDAAMNDLIRPSLYDAHHDIRPVFESVARAAKRTVDVVGPVCESGDFLAKDRVMPEMNAGDLMAVMSAGAYGFVMSSNYNSRPRVPEVLVHEGQIHVIRARESYEDLVRGERVPAFLA